One part of the Dermacentor silvarum isolate Dsil-2018 chromosome 6, BIME_Dsil_1.4, whole genome shotgun sequence genome encodes these proteins:
- the LOC125946309 gene encoding uncharacterized protein K02A2.6-like, which yields MEVNSGAVCSVVNERTLRRLRVSKHKLQHCDLQLRTYNQQQLKVLGSVTVQVNYRGRQEQLRLVVVKRAGVNLLGRDWFKALGIELKVNQLRMDKVSQSPSLTSVLKKHSKVFQPGLGKSQGPPVRVEVQPHAQPRFYKPRPVPFALLPRVDEALIKLIGQGRVFPTFRIAWDAHRITQCTRSDPTLARVQRWVVNAWPHGKLEEEFKPFVRRQHELSEYRGCLLWGCRAVVPNQARSHVLELLHSTHPGIVRMKALARSTVWWPGIDGDIEKKVRACQRCQETRPEPPRARLHPWEYAKNPWSRIHIDFAGPFQGTVFLLVVDAHSKWLKVFPLKSMSSATVCRKLRALFAVHGVPDTVVSDNGTAFCSEEFQVFMRDNQIRHVRVAPYHPSSNGQVERMVQETKQVLRRMSGGDMDTKLARFLLSQHVLPHSTTGKSPAEMLMGRRLHTALDKLHPDLLGEMMDKQKKLSQQSNPESAIL from the exons ATGGAAGTTAATTCTGGAGCCGTATGTTCCGTTGTCAACGAGAGGACTCTGCGGCGACTGCGGGTATCCAAGCACAAGCTCCAGCATTGTGACTTGCAACTTCGTACTTACAACCAGCAGCAACTGAAGGTGCTAGGCTCGGTGACAGTCCAAGTCAACTACAGGGGCAGGCAGGAGCAGCTACGTCTGGTCGTGGTCAAGAGAGCAGGTGTGAACTTGCTGGGCCGGGACTGGTTTAAGGCTCTCGGGATTGAGCTGAAGGTCAATCAGCTGAGAATGGACAAGGTGAGCCAGAGCCCATCGCTCACTAGTGTGCTAAAGAAGCACTCGAAGGTTTTTCAACCTGGTCTCGGGAAGAGCCAAGGGCCACCAGTACGGGTGGAAGTGCAACCCCACGCACAACCCAGATTTTACAAGCCCCGACCTGTTCCTTTCGCTCTGCTTCCACGCGTGGATGAGGCCCTGATCAAGCTCATAGGACAAGGAAGAGTCTTTCCGACATTCCGA ATTGCTTGGGATGCCCACAGGATCACCCAGTGCACACGGAGCGATCCAACCTTAGCTCGAGTTCAACGTTGGGTCGTGAATGCTTGGCCTCATGGAAAACTGGAGGAGGAATTCAAGCCATTTGTTCGTCGGCAGCACGAACTTTCAGAGTACCGTGGCTGTCTTCTATGGGGCTGCAGGGCGGTTGTTCCGAACCAAGCAAGAAGTCATGTTTTAGAGTTGCTGCACAGCACACATCCTGGTATTGTGCGCATGAAAGCCTTGGCGAGAAGCACGGTCTGGTGGCCAGGAATCGACGGAGACATCGAGAAAAAGGTCCGAGCTTGTCAGCGCTGCCAAGAGACAAGGCCAGAACCACCACGTGCAAGGCTGCATCCCTGGGAGTATGCAAAGAACCCATGGTCGAGGATCCACATTGACTTTGCAGGACCATTCCAAGGGACTGTTTTCCTCCTAGTGGTCGACGCGCACTCCAAATGGTTGAAAGTGTTTCCTCTGAAATCCATGTCATCGGCAACTGTGTGCCGCAAGTTACGTGCATTGTTTGCAGTACACGGTGTTCCGGACACCGTGGTGTCGGACAATGGAACAGCATTTTGTTCGGAGGAGTTTCAAGTGTTCATGCGCGACAACCAGATTCGACATGTCCGAGTGGCACCTTACCACCCATCTTCCAATGGTCAGGTTGAACGCATGGTGCAGGAAACAAAGCAGGTTCTGAGACGCATGAGTGGTGGAGACATGGACACTAAACTGGCTCGTTTCTTGTTAAGCCAACATGTTCTGCCACACTCAACAACAGGCAAGAGTCCTGCTGAAATGCTGATGGGTAGAAGACTCCACACTGCGCTAGACAAGCTGCACCCAGACCTGCTGGGGGAGATGATGGATAAACAGAAAAAACTGTCTCAGCAAAGCAATCCAGAAAGTGCGATACTTTGA